In a genomic window of Paraburkholderia phenazinium:
- the tssH gene encoding type VI secretion system ATPase TssH, whose translation MSTPLKTLIAKLNPTCRQATERAASQCLSRGHYEVDLEHLLLALLDEPASDASLVLRASRIDAHALRADLERELQRLKTGNTRTPVFSVHLIALFEQAWLVASLDSQIGRIRSGHLLLALLSAPDLAQFAQRMSPLFRDVRLTDLKHKFDELTEGSCEVERSRASNADDAVDDRADDLNPTQAGGPSKTPALDTYTTNLTQRARDGHIDPVIGREAEIRQTIDILMRRRQNNPIMTGEAGVGKTAVVEGLALRIAADDVPAPLKGVALHVLDMGLLQAGASVKGEFENRLKSVIDEVKKSAHPIILFIDEAHTIIGAGGQAGQNDAANLLKPALARGELRTIAATTWSEYKKYFEKDAALARRFQVVKIEEPNEALAASMLRGMAALMERHFNVRVLDGAITEAVRLSHRYISGRQLPDKAISVLDTACAKVALAHSSTPAAIDDAKKRLERIDAEVAALEREVASGAVHDERLAELRSLREADVAALATNEARYDKERALVSEIGELRAQIDAARGGTADAEQAENAARARETLAVRVSELHALQGGQPMVPLQVDGHVVAEIVASWTGIPLGRMVKDEIQTVLNLQPLLAARVIGQDHALDAIAQRVRTASANLEDPNKPRGVFMFVGPSGVGKTETALALADILYGGERKMVTINMSEYQEAHSVSGLKGSPPGYVGYGEGGVLTEAVRRNPYSVVLLDEVEKAHPDVLEMFFQVFDKGTMDDAEGREIDFRNTLIILTSNVGSQAVMQACLNKAEEELPSADELAETLRPQLYKAFKPAFLGRMKVVPYYPISDDVLAEIIELKLERIRRRIEANHKAKFEWDESLVDAVLARCTEVDSGARNVDHILNGTLLPEVAQQVLERIADGTALERIAVRASEAGEFEYTVV comes from the coding sequence ATGAGCACGCCTCTCAAGACCCTGATCGCGAAACTGAATCCGACCTGCCGCCAGGCCACTGAGCGGGCGGCGAGCCAATGCCTGTCGCGCGGTCACTACGAGGTGGACCTCGAGCATCTGTTGCTCGCCCTGCTCGACGAGCCGGCGAGCGATGCGTCGCTCGTGCTGCGCGCGAGCCGGATCGATGCGCACGCGCTGCGCGCCGACCTCGAACGCGAACTGCAGCGCCTGAAGACCGGCAACACGCGCACACCGGTGTTTTCCGTGCATCTGATCGCGCTGTTCGAGCAGGCGTGGCTGGTGGCGTCGCTCGATTCGCAGATTGGCCGCATCCGCTCGGGGCATCTGCTGCTAGCCCTGCTGAGCGCGCCGGATCTGGCGCAGTTTGCGCAGCGCATGTCGCCCTTGTTCCGCGACGTGCGGCTAACCGATCTGAAGCACAAGTTCGATGAACTGACGGAAGGGTCGTGCGAGGTGGAGCGCAGCCGTGCATCTAACGCTGACGATGCCGTTGACGACCGTGCGGATGATCTGAACCCAACACAGGCCGGCGGCCCGTCAAAGACACCTGCGCTCGATACGTACACCACCAACCTGACGCAGCGCGCGCGCGACGGCCATATCGATCCGGTGATCGGCCGCGAGGCGGAGATTCGCCAGACCATCGACATCCTGATGCGCCGGCGCCAGAACAACCCGATCATGACGGGCGAAGCGGGCGTCGGTAAAACGGCTGTCGTCGAAGGACTGGCGCTGCGGATTGCCGCTGACGATGTGCCCGCGCCACTCAAAGGCGTGGCCTTGCACGTGCTGGACATGGGCCTGCTGCAGGCCGGCGCGAGCGTCAAAGGCGAATTCGAAAACCGCCTGAAGAGTGTGATCGACGAGGTCAAGAAGAGCGCGCATCCGATCATTCTATTCATCGACGAAGCGCATACGATCATCGGCGCGGGCGGTCAGGCGGGGCAGAACGATGCGGCCAATCTGTTGAAGCCTGCGTTGGCGCGCGGCGAACTGCGCACGATTGCCGCGACCACGTGGAGCGAATACAAGAAGTACTTCGAGAAAGACGCGGCGCTTGCGCGGCGCTTTCAGGTCGTGAAGATCGAGGAGCCGAATGAGGCGCTGGCGGCGTCCATGCTGCGCGGCATGGCGGCGCTGATGGAGCGGCACTTCAACGTGCGCGTGCTGGACGGCGCCATCACCGAAGCGGTGCGCCTGTCGCATCGCTATATCAGCGGACGTCAGTTGCCGGACAAGGCGATCAGCGTGCTCGATACGGCCTGCGCAAAAGTGGCGCTGGCGCATAGCTCGACACCCGCAGCCATTGACGATGCGAAAAAACGGCTTGAACGGATCGACGCCGAAGTGGCCGCGCTCGAGCGCGAGGTGGCGAGCGGTGCGGTACACGACGAGCGTCTCGCCGAACTGCGCAGCCTGCGCGAGGCGGACGTCGCTGCGCTCGCGACCAACGAAGCGCGTTACGACAAGGAGCGCGCACTGGTGTCGGAGATCGGCGAATTGCGCGCGCAGATCGATGCGGCGCGCGGCGGCACGGCCGACGCGGAGCAGGCGGAAAACGCAGCGCGTGCGCGCGAGACGCTGGCTGTGCGCGTGAGCGAATTGCACGCGCTGCAAGGCGGCCAGCCGATGGTGCCGTTGCAGGTGGACGGGCACGTCGTCGCCGAGATCGTCGCGTCGTGGACGGGTATTCCCTTGGGCCGCATGGTCAAGGACGAAATTCAGACCGTGTTGAACCTGCAACCGTTGCTCGCTGCGCGTGTGATCGGCCAGGACCACGCGCTCGATGCGATCGCCCAGCGCGTGCGGACCGCCAGCGCGAATCTCGAAGACCCGAACAAGCCGCGCGGCGTGTTCATGTTTGTCGGCCCATCGGGCGTCGGCAAAACGGAAACGGCGCTGGCGCTGGCCGACATCCTGTATGGCGGCGAGCGCAAGATGGTCACCATCAACATGAGCGAGTATCAGGAAGCGCATAGCGTGTCGGGCCTGAAGGGCTCGCCGCCGGGTTACGTCGGTTATGGCGAAGGCGGCGTGCTGACCGAAGCCGTGCGCCGCAATCCGTATTCCGTGGTGCTGCTCGACGAGGTGGAGAAAGCCCACCCCGACGTGCTCGAAATGTTCTTCCAGGTGTTCGACAAGGGCACGATGGACGATGCGGAAGGGCGCGAGATCGACTTCCGCAATACCTTGATCATTCTCACCTCGAACGTCGGCTCGCAGGCGGTGATGCAGGCCTGCCTGAACAAGGCCGAAGAAGAATTGCCGAGCGCCGACGAGCTGGCCGAAACGTTGCGGCCGCAACTGTACAAGGCGTTCAAGCCGGCGTTTCTCGGCCGGATGAAGGTGGTGCCGTACTATCCGATTTCCGATGACGTCCTGGCGGAAATCATCGAACTGAAGCTCGAGCGGATTCGCCGTCGTATCGAGGCGAATCACAAGGCCAAGTTCGAATGGGACGAGTCGCTGGTGGACGCCGTGCTGGCGCGTTGTACCGAGGTGGATTCCGGCGCGCGCAATGTGGATCACATCCTCAACGGCACCTTGTTGCCTGAAGTGGCGCAACAGGTGCTGGAGCGGATCGCCGACGGCACGGCGCTCGAACGCATTGCGGTACGCGCGAGCGAGGCCGGTGAATTCGAATACACGGTCGTTTGA